In Gemmatimonadota bacterium, a genomic segment contains:
- a CDS encoding tetratricopeptide repeat protein yields MTELEQVLSRALALGDEGRWHEMSDLLLEALEAEPEDPYLLGWLGLAEREMGNEGTAYEYFRRCLAQDPADPHLLALAGSGLATFDDPDAEAALRAAALTGPDVPMARLQYGSYLAREGLFEEAMHHLHAALELAPQDPTVHGELGIALALKGELEAAAEELEAALDLAPDDAWTRLLLGLMYAELDMLEAAAEALIQAAEERGDDAEAHILAGLAAAVVGWDAAAQAALARAAYVASGSDVALMEEAEERLARGPEAARSMLLDDLGPSVLRERLTQPL; encoded by the coding sequence ATGACCGAGCTGGAGCAGGTGCTGAGCCGGGCGCTGGCGCTGGGGGACGAGGGGCGCTGGCACGAGATGTCGGACCTCCTGCTCGAAGCGCTCGAGGCCGAGCCCGAGGACCCCTACCTGCTGGGCTGGCTGGGCCTCGCCGAGCGGGAGATGGGCAATGAGGGGACGGCGTACGAGTACTTCCGCCGCTGCCTGGCCCAGGATCCGGCGGACCCCCACCTGCTGGCGCTGGCCGGCTCGGGACTGGCCACCTTCGATGACCCGGACGCGGAGGCGGCGCTGCGCGCTGCAGCGCTGACTGGTCCGGACGTGCCCATGGCCCGGCTGCAGTACGGCTCCTACCTCGCCCGCGAGGGGCTGTTCGAGGAGGCGATGCACCACCTGCACGCGGCGCTGGAGCTCGCGCCGCAGGATCCCACTGTGCACGGCGAACTGGGGATCGCGCTGGCGCTGAAGGGCGAGCTCGAGGCGGCCGCGGAGGAGCTCGAGGCCGCACTCGATCTGGCGCCGGATGACGCCTGGACCCGCCTGCTGCTCGGGCTCATGTACGCGGAGCTGGACATGCTCGAGGCAGCAGCCGAAGCGCTCATCCAGGCGGCCGAAGAGCGAGGCGACGATGCCGAGGCGCATATCCTGGCCGGGCTGGCCGCTGCGGTGGTGGGGTGGGACGCTGCGGCTCAGGCCGCGCTGGCGCGGGCGGCTTACGTGGCTTCGGGAAGCGACGTCGCGCTCATGGAGGAGGCGGAGGAACGGCTCGCCCGCGGGCCCGAGG